In Penaeus vannamei isolate JL-2024 chromosome 24, ASM4276789v1, whole genome shotgun sequence, the genomic stretch ACTCGATGAAGTACACCTCCACGGGCTCCTCCTGCAGGGCGAAGAGCTCGGGGTCGATgatgggcgggggcggagggggggcgggCTCGCCGTCCTCGAACACGATCTCGATGATCGGGTCGTCGTAGCCCAGCTGCGAGCTGATGTCAAGGGCGTCCAGAGCGCCGGCTATGGTCCTCGGGCTCTCGTAGGACTCGCTTGGCGTCTGGATGGGGAGCGAGGGGGCGATGGGAGCGGGCGGCAGGACGTCGATCGGCGCGGGAGAGTGCGTGTCCCCAAAGGCGGCGCCACCTCCGAGGCCACCTCCGATGCCGGCGCCGAGGCCACCTCCGATGCCGGCGCCGAGGCCACCTCCGATGCCAGCGCCAGGGCCGACCCCAATGCCAGCGCCGACGCCCGAGGAGCCAGCCGGGAGGTcgtacagaggaggaggaggagcgggagccaCGGGGATGGGCTGCGAAGGCTGGAAGCCGTCGAgataggaggaggacgaggagccaTGCTCGgccatggggggagggaaggacggaggggccCGGTAGCTGTTGCTGGGCTCAGCATGGGgcgcgggggcggggtggggtacGGGATGGGGGGCTGGGGCAGGGGGGACCACCGGGACTGGGGGCTGTGGATGAGGGTGGCTGGGAGCAGGGGGCACGACGGGTCCGGAGTGGATGACTGGGCCGGATGTGATCAGGTCCCCGCCGTGGCCGCCGCCGACGATCGCCGGGATGGAGTGCGAGCTGTAGGTGTcggagggcgggggcggaggggcgcTGTAGGAGTCGCCGGCGTGCACCACGTCGGTGTGCTTCACGGGGCCGAAGCCGTGAGGGATGTCGTGGCCGCCTCCGTGTCCACCGCCGTGTCCACCGCCGTGTCCGCCTCCGTGTCCACCTCCGTGTCCACCGCCGTGTCCGCCTTCGTGTCCGCCTCCGTGTCCACCGCCGAAGCCACCGCCGAAGCCACCGCCTCCTCCATGTCCGAATCCACCTCCTCCGTGACCCTTGCCTCCGCCGTGTACAAATCCACCACCGCCATGACCTTTGCCTCCAACGAATCCACCGCCGAGACCTTTGCCTCCTACGaatccaccgccgccgccgccgccgtgtccgaatccaccaccaccaccaccgtgaCCGAATCCGCCACCACCACCGTGTCCgaaaccgccgccgccgcctccgtagGGTGGAGGCGGAGGGCCGTACGTGGGAGTGGGCGGAGGAGGTGGCGGATGGTAGATGGGCTGAGGCTGAGGAAGAGCCACGTACACCGGTCGCGGAGGTCTCGCgggctcctcctctcccttccacagcTTCGTGAGTCCGGAGAACCACTTGCCGATGGTTCGCTTGGTCCTCGTCGCCTCCGCCGGCTGGGATGCCGCGAGGGCCAGCGCCACCAACACCTGCAACGGAAGGGAAAACGGGCTGGTTAGAAGGGGGTACCTGAACGAGCGGCAAAGTAGTTGttacaaggaaagggaaaatggttTGTTCtgaaataaggaaagggaaaacgGCCTCGTTAGAAGGGGATATCTGAACGAGCGGCGAAGTAGttacagaaaaagggaaaacggaTTGTTCTGGAAGGGATATCTGAACGAACGGAAATAAGGAAAGGGATAACGGGCTGGTCAGGAGGGGATATCTGAACGAACGGTGAGTTAGTAGtcatacgaaaagaaagaaagaaagtaaaaaaaaaaaaaaaaaaaacaggctagGGAGAAGGGAACAACTAACTGAAAGACCAGTGAAGTAAATAGTtacaaagagaagggaaaacgggcaagggagaagagagtgccTGAAAGACCAATGAAGTAGTAgtcataaggaaaaggaaaaaaagtttgttCTGAAGAGGATATCTGAACGAACggaaataaggagaagggaaaacggGCTGGTGAGAAGAGTTTAACTGAATTAGGAGCCACAGGGAAAGGGAAACCGGGCTAGGGAGAATGGGGTATGTGAACGAGCAACGAAGA encodes the following:
- the LOC113820592 gene encoding uncharacterized protein; this encodes MRLSVLVLVALALAASQPAEATRTKRTIGKWFSGLTKLWKGEEEPARPPRPVYVALPQPQPIYHPPPPPPTPTYGPPPPPYGGGGGGFGHGGGGGFGHGGGGGGFGHGGGGGGGFVGGKGLGGGFVGGKGHGGGGFVHGGGKGHGGGGFGHGGGGGFGGGFGGGHGGGHEGGHGGGHGGGHGGGHGGGHGGGHGGGHDIPHGFGPVKHTDVVHAGDSYSAPPPPPSDTYSSHSIPAIVGGGHGGDLITSGPVIHSGPVVPPAPSHPHPQPPVPVVPPAPAPHPVPHPAPAPHAEPSNSYRAPPSFPPPMAEHGSSSSSYLDGFQPSQPIPVAPAPPPPLYDLPAGSSGVGAGIGVGPGAGIGGGLGAGIGGGLGAGIGGGLGGGAAFGDTHSPAPIDVLPPAPIAPSLPIQTPSESYESPRTIAGALDALDISSQLGYDDPIIEIVFEDGEPAPPPPPPIIDPELFALQEEPVEVYFIEYSPGDNIDDIAALNLDGAQPAILHDLPEELPFDVRSQLLDSGVLDNAEIQVIDLDDALGTSFLDQNARDALAAVYGSESRLSETKVRAPRHQDGVDIRVHRLLDEDNNTVEALLSGLSVYKEGRFAGVVEVNDKDSDKFVPVVVDGNRFPLPEDLEGREVAGVLVLANSKEDDLDRGNDKPPANTSDPEFNLVEAASRLRSRTSQSAPLSPEDREWYGNPDDWRPIWN